A window of Dehalococcoidales bacterium genomic DNA:
TCAGGCATGTAATCCCCCTTCTATTGTACTTTTTCCATTAGCTTGGTCAGCGCACCACCCAGGGCAACAATCAGGCCGGTGACAGCCTCGGTTTGATTCCAGTACATAGCCAAGCCTATGAGTAAGCCGATCACAACACATAATATAAGAAGTACACGTTTCATATTAGTTCAATTTCACGTATTTTGCCCAGGTGCATAGTCTCAGCATACGCACGTTGTGCTGAACTACGTCGCAGGGAAACCGGTCACAATATTGATGTTCGCAATATTCCTTACGGACGTGCTGTTCGCACTCCCTCAAAAACTCGCGGTCAAGCACTTGGGCGGATTCTTCAACCAGATTCTGAATATCCACGCTTAATATTACCCCTTCATAGCCTTTTTTATCCCTTCGGCTAGCTCATTAATAGGTAGACTTTTCAGCGCGTCCATCGGCAGAGATTTAACTATTTTCTGAACCGCCATTGCCGTCTCTCTGATATCTTCCGTTATCTTTACCACCTTGTCAATTCTGTCGGCAGGTGTATTCGCCAGCACCTGCATGGCAGCCGCAAAGACCTGCATCCCCTGTGGCCCGCCCTGAGCCTGGAGCTTGACCAAGTTATCAGTAACGCCTCTCAGTACCTTCAAACGCGGCTCATCAAGACTTTTAAGTACCGTGTCCAGCCTATCCAGCATCGCACTGGCTTCCGAGAGCTTGGGGAGCCCGGCAACTTCCTCCACTACTTTTTGCAACCTGCCCATTACCATATTACTTCCTCCTTTGCTTTTTACCCTGTTTGATTAGCCCTTTGATAACAATGGGGAAGGCCAGCTCGTAGATCACCTTATCGAAGATACTTGACCACATCTCGGAGTCAATATCGGGTTTCCCCCCGCCGAACTCAATAAGCTGATTAGCCACTGCCTTGCGAAGGGAAAGCCGGGGGCGCAGACGCGGCAACACCTTGTCTTCACCATCGACTTCCGTCATCTTCGCCAACGCTGCCAGACCACGATGCTCTTCATTATCGCACCTGTATACCAGGCTGCTGACATCTGGGGTAACCAGGTCAAAAAGAGTTTCCGATGGCAGCGTGACAGTATTGCGCAGCGGCACCGAGGGGGGCTTGGGTTGCAGGCCGTTCTCGCAGAACCAAAGGTCAAAAACTCCACCGCCTTCCCCGCTTATCACCAGCTGGCAGGCAAAACCATAGCCCTTTTGTCGCTCGGTTTCCGGGAACTTATCAAGCAGCTTGTTCTGCGAGGCCATACAGCCTCTAAGCAAACTGGCGACCCATCCATCCCCACCGGCCAGTATCCATTGAATTTCCTGATTCCCTTGAGTTTCCTGCGTCATCATAAATATTGCGTCAAGGCAACCCTGCTCTTTAGAACTAGGGGCGAATTGACGCTACCTCCCTTCTAAATAAATACTTGACATGTGGATAATAATACTCTACACTACGGGTATGAAACAAACCCTGATGATTAAACTCTTTCCGAATCCAGATCAACATAAAGCTCTGGTTGAGACAATGGAAAGATTCAACGAAGGTTGCAACTACGCATCGGGTAAGGCTTTTGAGACTTCTACCTATGGTCAATTCCACCTTCACCACATAGTTTATGGCTATCTTCGTGAGCACTACGGACTCTCGGCACAGATGGCGGTAAGAGCAATTGCCCAAGTCTCGGAGAGCTATAAGGTAGATAGAAAAGTCAAGCACTCTTTCAATCCCCACTCTGCTATGGTTTATGACCAACGTATCCTTTCCTGGAAGGGGCTTGATAAGGTCTCTATTCTGACTTTGGTCGGCAGACAGATTGTCCCCACACGTATCGGCGCTTATCAAGAAGCTAGGATAGACCGTAAGGTTAGACAGTCTGACTTGATTCTCCGTGATGGTACCTTTTACCTTGCTGTTGTGGTAGATGCTCCTGAACCAACTCCTAATGATCCCAATGGTTACTTGGGGATTGACCTCGGTATCGTTAATATCGCCGCCGATTCCGACGGCAAAACGTATTCCGGTAATCAGATCAACGGCCTCAGAAAGCGTCAAGCCAAACTTCGTAGCAAACTCCAAGCCAAAGGCACAAAGGCAGCCAAACGACTTCTTGTAAAACGTTCTCACAAAGAAAGACGCTTCGCTACCAATATCAATCACACTATTGCCAAAAGTATTGTTGCAAAGGCTAAAGACACTGGCAGAGGTATCGCTCTTGAAGATTTGAGCGGTATCCATGACAGAATCACGGTTCGACACAGCCAGAGGAGACAACATCACTCTTGGGCATTCAGACAACTGCGTAGTTTTATCGAGTACAAAGCGATACTGGCAGGAGTTGTAGTCAAACTTGTTGACCCTCGTAATACCTCTCGCACCTGTCCTGTCTGTGGCTGTATTGATAAGCGTAACCGTCCTTCTCAATCTATATTCTCCTGTGTATCTTGCGGATTCTCCTCACCCGCTGATACCGTCGCTGCGGGAAACATTTCCCGTAGGGCTCTCGTAAACGAGCCATGCTTCTCACCCGCCCTTATCGGAATCGGGTAGGGAAAAGTCCTAGCCTTTAGTCCTGGGATAGTTTACTAGCCCCCTTTCATCCTTGGCGCCGGCGTCATACTCACTATAGTCATCTGAGGCTGGTAAGTTATTTCGACAGGATATAATTTCTTGCACTCCCCGCAGATATCGAACTTAACCTGCATCGCCGGCGCCGGCACGGGCCGACCCAGTTGATACCGCGGCAGAGTGGGGTCAACAAAAGCTAGGTTCAAGCTGCCCGCGCCATCGGGAAAGGCTTTAGACCCGATATTACCCTCACTTCTCTGCTCTTCGACATACTCCTTGACCATCCGTTTATCGCTGCCGCAGTAGG
This region includes:
- a CDS encoding RNA-guided endonuclease TnpB family protein — its product is MERFNEGCNYASGKAFETSTYGQFHLHHIVYGYLREHYGLSAQMAVRAIAQVSESYKVDRKVKHSFNPHSAMVYDQRILSWKGLDKVSILTLVGRQIVPTRIGAYQEARIDRKVRQSDLILRDGTFYLAVVVDAPEPTPNDPNGYLGIDLGIVNIAADSDGKTYSGNQINGLRKRQAKLRSKLQAKGTKAAKRLLVKRSHKERRFATNINHTIAKSIVAKAKDTGRGIALEDLSGIHDRITVRHSQRRQHHSWAFRQLRSFIEYKAILAGVVVKLVDPRNTSRTCPVCGCIDKRNRPSQSIFSCVSCGFSSPADTVAAGNISRRALVNEPCFSPALIGIG